The following are encoded in a window of Streptomyces sp. 11x1 genomic DNA:
- a CDS encoding NAD(P)-dependent oxidoreductase — MTDKLTVSVLGTGIMGAAMARNLVRAGHTVRVWNRTPQKAEALAADGAQVAGTPAEAVRGADVVLTVLYDGAAARDVMREAGSALSPGTAWVQSTTAGLEAVAELAALADEHGLLFYDAPVLGTRQPAEAGQLTVLAAGPVAGRETVTPVFDAVGARTVWTGEDGAAGTATRLKLVANSWVLAATNAAGEVLALSKALDVDPHSFFAIIEGGPLDMGYLRAKSALILDGGLSPASFAVSTAAKDARLIVEAGERYGVRLDVAAAGAERLARAAAQGHADEDMAAAYFASFAEGENEGEGEGEGTGASAG; from the coding sequence ATGACTGACAAGCTCACCGTAAGCGTCCTGGGTACCGGCATCATGGGGGCCGCGATGGCCCGCAACCTGGTCCGCGCCGGTCACACCGTACGGGTGTGGAACCGCACCCCGCAGAAGGCCGAGGCCCTCGCCGCGGACGGTGCGCAGGTCGCCGGAACCCCGGCGGAGGCCGTACGCGGTGCCGACGTGGTGCTCACCGTGCTGTACGACGGGGCAGCTGCCAGGGACGTGATGCGGGAGGCGGGGTCCGCGCTGAGCCCCGGCACGGCCTGGGTCCAGTCCACCACCGCCGGACTGGAGGCCGTCGCCGAACTGGCCGCACTGGCCGACGAACACGGACTGCTCTTCTACGACGCCCCGGTCCTCGGCACACGGCAGCCGGCCGAGGCGGGGCAGCTGACGGTGCTGGCGGCGGGGCCGGTCGCGGGCCGGGAGACGGTGACCCCGGTGTTCGACGCCGTTGGCGCGCGTACGGTCTGGACCGGCGAGGACGGCGCGGCGGGCACCGCGACCCGGCTCAAACTGGTGGCCAACAGCTGGGTGCTGGCCGCCACCAACGCGGCCGGAGAGGTCCTCGCCCTGTCCAAGGCCCTGGATGTCGACCCGCACTCCTTCTTCGCGATCATCGAGGGCGGCCCGCTCGACATGGGCTATCTGCGCGCCAAGTCCGCGCTGATCCTCGACGGTGGCCTGTCCCCGGCGTCCTTCGCGGTCTCGACCGCCGCCAAGGACGCCCGCCTGATCGTCGAGGCCGGGGAGCGGTACGGCGTACGCCTCGACGTGGCCGCCGCCGGCGCCGAACGCCTGGCTCGCGCCGCCGCACAGGGCCACGCGGACGAGGACATGGCGGCCGCGTACTTCGCGAGCTTCGCGGAGGGAGAGAACGAGGGGGAGGGCGAAGGCGAGGGAACAGGTGCTTCCGCAGGGTGA
- a CDS encoding cation:proton antiporter: MHLSVHVTDQPAALLLAQSSSSGHSSAVFLIEFGAIILGLGLLGRFAGRFRLSPIPLYLLAGLAFGKGGLLPLGTSEEFVAIGAEIGVILLLLMLGLEYTASDLVSNLKTQYPAGLVDAALNALPGAAMALLLGWGPVAAVVLAGVTWISSSGVIAKVLGDLGRLGNRETPVILSILVLEDLSMAVYLPILTALLAGAGLVAGSATLAIALGTAGLVLVVAVRYGRHISRFVSSDDPEKLLLVVLGVTLVVAGLAQQLQVSAAVGAFLVGIALSGEVAEGAHSLLAPLRDLFAAVFFVFFGLHTDPASIPPVLLPALALALVTAVTKIATGYWATRRAGISTKGRWRAGGTLVARGEFSIVIAGLAVTAGIEPSLGPLATAYVLILVIVGPLTARWTEPVAMWVTDRWGGRGPAAAEGLPTGPGEPASAGPGDRPSAAPGDGVSAELGDGVSADR, translated from the coding sequence ATGCACCTCTCTGTCCACGTCACCGATCAGCCCGCCGCACTCCTTCTCGCCCAGTCGTCGTCCTCCGGGCACTCCTCCGCCGTCTTCCTGATCGAGTTCGGCGCGATCATCCTCGGGCTCGGGCTGCTGGGACGGTTCGCCGGGCGGTTCCGGCTCTCGCCGATCCCGTTGTATCTGCTGGCCGGACTCGCCTTCGGGAAGGGCGGGTTGCTGCCGCTCGGGACCAGCGAGGAGTTCGTGGCGATCGGCGCCGAGATCGGCGTGATCCTGCTGCTGCTCATGCTCGGCCTGGAATACACCGCCAGCGACCTCGTCTCCAACCTCAAGACCCAGTACCCCGCCGGACTCGTCGACGCCGCCCTCAACGCCCTGCCCGGCGCCGCCATGGCACTCCTGCTCGGCTGGGGACCCGTCGCCGCCGTCGTCCTCGCCGGCGTCACCTGGATCTCCTCCTCCGGCGTCATCGCCAAGGTCCTCGGCGACCTAGGACGCCTCGGCAACCGCGAAACCCCCGTCATCCTCAGCATCCTGGTCCTCGAAGACCTCTCCATGGCCGTCTACCTCCCCATCCTCACCGCGCTCCTGGCCGGGGCAGGGCTCGTGGCGGGCAGCGCGACCCTGGCCATCGCGCTCGGTACCGCCGGGCTCGTGCTGGTGGTGGCCGTGCGCTACGGCCGGCACATCTCGCGGTTCGTCTCCAGCGACGATCCCGAGAAACTGCTGCTCGTCGTGCTGGGGGTGACGCTCGTCGTCGCCGGGCTCGCGCAGCAGTTGCAGGTGTCGGCGGCGGTGGGCGCGTTCCTGGTGGGCATCGCGCTCTCCGGTGAGGTCGCCGAGGGCGCGCACAGTCTGCTGGCGCCGCTGCGGGACCTGTTCGCCGCCGTGTTCTTCGTCTTCTTCGGGCTGCACACCGACCCCGCCAGCATCCCGCCGGTACTGCTGCCCGCGCTCGCCCTCGCCCTCGTCACCGCCGTCACGAAGATCGCCACCGGGTACTGGGCCACGCGCCGGGCCGGTATCTCCACCAAGGGGCGGTGGCGGGCGGGCGGCACGCTCGTCGCGCGCGGCGAGTTCTCGATCGTCATCGCCGGGCTCGCCGTCACCGCCGGCATCGAACCGTCCCTCGGCCCGCTGGCCACGGCGTACGTCCTCATCCTGGTGATCGTCGGCCCGCTGACCGCCCGGTGGACGGAGCCGGTGGCGATGTGGGTCACCGACCGATGGGGTGGGCGCGGGCCGGCCGCGGCGGAAGGACTGCCGACCGGGCCAGGTGAACCAGCATCGGCCGGGCCAGGTGATCGCCCGTCGGCCGCACCAGGTGACGGGGTGTCGGCCGAACTGGGTGACGGGGTGTCGGCCGACAGGTGA
- a CDS encoding TrkA C-terminal domain-containing protein — translation MGAPRLSSTPLPGIGVRYDLTTREQRRMSVVAHRDGARTLSAYRQDDPDACALSVRLTSGEATALVDALAPDHHSPSLLSTTELGLVAERIELASTSHWNGRVLGDTRMRTETGASIVAVLRRAEAIPSPTPDFRLAGGDTLIVIGTREGVDTAAAILGRT, via the coding sequence GTGGGTGCTCCGCGCCTCAGCAGTACGCCGTTGCCGGGGATCGGTGTCCGTTACGACCTCACGACCAGGGAGCAGCGACGGATGTCGGTGGTCGCTCATCGGGACGGTGCGCGGACGTTGAGCGCGTACCGGCAGGACGATCCGGACGCGTGTGCGCTGTCGGTACGGCTCACCTCGGGCGAGGCGACCGCCCTCGTCGACGCGCTGGCGCCGGACCACCACAGCCCGAGCCTGCTGTCCACCACGGAGTTGGGGCTCGTCGCGGAGCGGATCGAACTGGCGTCGACCTCACACTGGAACGGGCGGGTCCTGGGCGACACCCGAATGCGGACCGAGACGGGCGCGTCGATCGTGGCCGTACTGCGGCGGGCCGAGGCGATTCCGTCGCCGACGCCGGACTTCCGGCTGGCCGGCGGTGACACGCTCATCGTGATCGGCACCCGGGAGGGTGTGGACACCGCCGCCGCGATACTCGGGCGGACGTGA
- a CDS encoding helix-turn-helix domain-containing protein, producing MPSSPRLHRVAVLVLVGAKPLDVGIPAQVFTTRASMPYEVRVCGATPGLVTGGDGLSYYVAHGLDALAWADIVFIPGYRFPDRDDPPRAVVEALIEAHTRGTRLAAISTGAFALAATGLLDGRRATTHWHYARALAAKHPLVRVDENVLFVDEGSVLTSAGAASGIDLCLHILRGDLGVAASNHAARRLVAAPYRSGGQAQYVPRSVPEPLGERFAATREWALHRLGEPLTLDILAGHAAVSPRTFSRRFVEDTGYTPMQWVMRARIDVARELLERSQRSVEQIAADVGLGTGANLRLHFQRVLGTTPSEYRRTFTQGE from the coding sequence GTGCCGTCGTCCCCCCGCCTGCACCGCGTCGCCGTCCTGGTGCTCGTGGGTGCGAAGCCGCTCGATGTCGGCATCCCCGCGCAGGTGTTCACGACCCGCGCGAGCATGCCGTACGAGGTGCGCGTGTGCGGGGCGACCCCCGGTCTCGTGACCGGCGGCGACGGCCTGTCGTACTACGTCGCCCACGGCCTCGACGCGCTCGCCTGGGCCGACATCGTCTTCATCCCCGGGTACCGGTTCCCGGACCGCGACGACCCGCCGCGGGCCGTCGTAGAGGCGCTGATCGAAGCCCACACCCGCGGCACGCGGCTCGCCGCCATCTCGACGGGCGCCTTCGCGCTCGCCGCGACGGGCCTGCTCGACGGCAGACGCGCCACGACGCACTGGCACTACGCACGGGCGCTGGCGGCGAAGCATCCGCTGGTCCGGGTCGACGAGAACGTGCTGTTCGTCGACGAGGGCAGCGTGCTGACATCGGCGGGCGCCGCCTCGGGCATCGACCTGTGCCTGCACATCTTGCGCGGCGACCTCGGAGTGGCCGCGTCGAACCACGCGGCCCGGCGCCTGGTCGCGGCCCCGTACCGCAGCGGCGGCCAGGCGCAGTACGTACCGCGCAGCGTGCCCGAGCCGCTCGGGGAGCGGTTCGCCGCCACCCGTGAATGGGCGCTGCACCGGCTCGGTGAGCCCCTGACCCTGGACATTCTCGCCGGGCACGCGGCGGTCTCGCCACGCACGTTCTCGCGGCGCTTCGTCGAGGACACGGGGTACACGCCGATGCAGTGGGTCATGCGGGCCCGTATCGACGTGGCGCGTGAACTGCTGGAGCGCTCGCAGCGGAGCGTGGAGCAGATCGCCGCCGACGTCGGGTTGGGCACGGGCGCGAATCTGCGGCTGCACTTCCAGCGGGTCCTGGGCACCACACCGAGCGAGTACCGGCGCACCTTCACCCAGGGCGAGTAG